A region from the Lolium perenne isolate Kyuss_39 chromosome 4, Kyuss_2.0, whole genome shotgun sequence genome encodes:
- the LOC127332383 gene encoding peroxidase 2-like has protein sequence MAAGAAKLNVLLACALLLLAVGCKASPYWPLEIGFYHDKCPQAESVVKGVMEYAISKNPGNGAAMIRMLFHDCFVEGCDASIFLDPTPFSPTPEKISPPNDPSVRGFELIDAIKEAVEAVCPGVVSCADILAFAARDASCILSKGTVAFDMPSGRRDGTFSNASEPLKFLVPPTSNLSDLLDSFVVKGLNAEDLVILSGAHTIGRSHCSSFVSDRLNTPSDINGALAWFLRSQCPADATPGGNDPVVMQDMVTPNVLDRQYYKNVLAHTVLFTSDAALLTSEETARMVEDNANIPGWWEGRFAKSMVKMAGVEVKTGDQGQIRKNCRAINYH, from the exons ATGGCGGCTGGTGCTGCAAAGCTGAACGTTTTGCTGGCTTGTGCCTTATTGCTCCTCGCTGTAGGGTGCAAGGCCAGCCCTTACTGGCCACTGGAGATTGGGTTTTACCACGACAAGTGCCCCCAAGCAGAGTCCGTCGTCAAGGGCGTCATGGAGTATGCCATCTCCAAgaaccccggcaatggcgccgccATGATCCGCATGCTCTTCCACGACTGCTTTGTCGAG GGTTGCGATGCGTCCATCTTCCTCGACCCGACACCGTTCAGCCCTACGCCAGAGAAGATCAGCCCCCCGAACGACCCATCCGTGCGCGGCTTTGAGCTCATTGACGCGATCAAGGAGGCCGTGGAGGCGGTCTGCCCGGGTGTCGTCTCTTGCGCCGACATCCTCGCCTTCGCTGCCCGCGACGCGTCCTGCATCCTCAGCAAAGGCACGGTCGCCTTCGACATGCCGTCCGGCCGCCGGGACGGCACCTTCTCCAACGCCTCGGAGCCTCTCAAGTTCTTGGTCCCACCCACGTCCAACCTCAGCGATCTCCTTGACAGCTTCGTCGTCAAGGGACTCAACGCCGAGGATCTCGTCATCCTCTCCGGCGCGCACACCATCGGGCGCTCCCACTGCTCCTCCTTCGTGTCCGACCGCCTCAATACCCCCTCCGACATCAACGGCGCCCTCGCCTGGTTCCTGCGGAGCCAGTGCCCCGCCGACGCTACCCCCGGCGGCAACGACCCGGTGGTGATGCAGGACATGGTGACGCCCAATGTGCTCGACAGGCAGTACTACAAGAACGTGTTGGCACACACGGTGCTCTTCACTTCCGATGCCGCGCTACTCACATCGGAGGAGACGGCGAGGATGGTGGAGGACAACGCCAACATTCCTGGGTGGTGGGAGGGCAGGTTCGCCAAGTCCATGGTGAAGATGGCCGGCGTCGAGGTCAAGACCGGCGACCAGGGCCAGATCAGGAAGAACTGCCGGGCAATCAACTACCACTAG